AAAAACTGATTTCGTTCCTTGTCGGAACTATTTAAATCAAATGGTCTAACCGCTTTGGAGAGGCTTCATACcaaatttagggggtgtttgacaCGGCTTCTCCTGATGGGCTTCTTCGGAGGAGCCAGAACTGTTTTGAAGGAGCCACAGTTTGTGGCTACTCCAAAATGGGGCTCTTCCATAAAATGTTTGTCAGGGCTCTTCTAGAGGGGCCAGAGCCGGAGCCAGAGAGAAGCCCGGCCTAACAAGCCCTTAATATGTAAACCTTCCCAATGAGCCAAGCAAATACTAAAACATAGGTAAGCCAATTAAAACTATACACTGCTACGAATAAGTGATAAAACTAacacagaagcaaagcaaattgTGCTTGCGAACCTGAATTCTTAGTACCTGGGTGCGCTCTTCCAGATACAAAATTGCAAATATCTCATTCTAGTATTGATCAGATGTCAGACAAAAGAAAAATTGCGGTGATCATTCACAGATGTCAGATTAGATCTCTACGTGCTAGTAGTACTCTAGCAGCTGTCAGGACACGAATGTACATGCTCTGCGCATAAGCACAAGTAGGTCTACAGAGAACGAAGACGGATACAATTTATAGCAAACCATTCAGTAAAACACAAGTACCATGAGTTACAGTCTTTCTAAAATGAAACCTCATAACGGTATTTGTTAGTGATGAACGCCCAATATACAGCAATGACGTCTGAAATGAATCATGCTGCTTCTGCTGCACTCATGCAGAGCTGTCTGAAGGTTTTGACTCTTCCTTCATCTTAGATGGCGACATGCCTTCACTGCCCATCTCAGCCTTGAGGTCATTGATGCTCTGCTCCAATTCATCAATTCTCGCACCCATTTCATCTAGTGAACATTTGTTAAGGATTTGTATTTACAACAGACGTGAGACAGATATGCAGAACGTTGACGTACCCCAGGGAAATATGAATAACAGGGTCTTTTGAAGCTAGACAAATGATGTAAATGATGATAACTGTTAATGAAGATGGTTTGGTCCCTAGTAGAACCAAATTGGACCTCTGTATTTCCTGATTCTGCCTATTTGTCGAACAACAGAGAAGTACCATATTTCAGCCATGAAGTTTATGATACTTTCCAAGGCAAACCAAGAAATTCAGGATGGTGGTGAAATAGCAACTGCCAGGTTATGTGTAACAAAACATTACTTTCCAGACCCTTACAAACATTAAACAGTTCCTACACAAGTACTTCCATCAGAGTGGAAACTTCTCTAATCAATCTTCTTTTTGCAACCCCCAAACCTCTGAACTTTTAACTAGCAGTTTGGAACTATTAATAATTTTGATATTTCTAGAAGCTAAAATAAAATAGTTGGCATAACAAATTGGCATACTATGGTAAAAGCTGCAGTGACACTGTTAATAATTTTGATATTTCTAGAAGCTAAAATAAAATAGTTGGAATGCCAATTACTTTGCATGTTAAAAATCTTGAATACATaaaaaaagcaaatgagcaagagaAATGATTTGAGGATATTCTTTGAAATGATGTTCTCCGACATAGCTTGGAACCTGGTTTGCTGCAAGGTAATCAGATTCAACTTTTTTTTCCGAAGAGAGGGCATGCACGAGACTGTCGCCAAATAAAACTAGGAACTTACCATCTGGATTAGAAGGTTTTGCACCTGAAAACAGTGGGCATGGATAAACCATTAGCCATAAGTGCACAGTAGGTTCAACACAGGAAATATGGTCCAATCTACAATCAAGACAACCAGATGTAAACAGCGGAGTAATAGTTGCTACTTACAAAGGCGGTCATATCAGCTGTGCTTTGTGCCGAGCCATCCGAATCTTGTTCTGCCTGCAATCGACAAGAGCTGAAATGAGCACAATCTCAAGGGGAAGAACCAGAGGGCGAACATATCAAAGCCACCCTCCCAGCCCATCTCCTACTCTGGTCGCTCTTGCAGTTGGGCATGACGGTGAGAGCATTCTGGACGCACAAATTTCATTCCATCAAGCAAGGTCAGCCACCCTCTCAAATTTATTTCTCTCCCCTATTCATGAGTTTCATCCCCACAAATTCAATCTGAGCCCTACACCCAAGCATAATCCATTTCCTTACAACCCTAGCATCCTAGCGAGGGAGCGCGTGGTCTGCGACCTGCGGCATGCCGGAGGCGGTGCAGACATGGACGTCCGGGCACTACACGAGGCGAGCCCATATCTAACCTTGGCACAGGAGAGCTCTCGTGCTGGTGAAATCAGGGCCTAAGCTCACCGATTAGCGGGGGGGGATTGTCACTTACCTTGATAGGGATGCCGGAGTTGGAACTCGCCATCGCCGCCGGTGACTGAGGTGGCTGCAGATCCGCTCGGCGTCGCTGATTTTTAGGCTCTAGTTTTTTTTATGATAAATAGGGTGGTAGGGCTGGACAAAATACCCACCGCTCCCAACTCGTGGCCGGCTCAGCTCGGCTCAACTCGGTTAGTTTTAATTTTTTCATGGATTGAGCTGTAAGTCTATCTCGCTATTTTAACGAGCCACGAGCTGAAACGAGCTGAGGCGTATTAGTCTACGGCTATGAATTCAGAAGATGATAATACTGACATAGAAATATACATATATTCTATTGGTATATAATTCTTATTTTCAGTTGTTTtatatgaattttaattttataattgttgtggtacttaaatgttgattttatggattatttttcagagagaagatgatgatgctaacATTAAATTTGTGGACTTTTTTAAATTTATAGTGACAAGCAACTAGTTAGTATATTATGACTGTATAATCATGAATGGACCAActatgttgcatggttgatacttttgatgaacctgatATGTATTAATTTTGTATGGTTGCATAATAGTGGATGTCATCTTCTAaaattaatataatataaatattataaCATGTGTGTCCTATTTTTTATAGCTCACGAGCTAAACGAGTCAGTTCGATCTCGATAACAAGCCAAGCTGAGCTACCCCTCTAGCTCATAATATTAACTAGCTGAGCAGAGCTAACTCGTTAGCCTAACGAGACAGCTCGAGTTGACCAAACTAAATTGAGATGGGTCCATATCCGGCCCTACTACTAGGTATGGTGCGACACCGGCTATGGGCTGCCGTTGCCGGTGGGTTGGGGGCCTTTTGAGAATGAGTATTTTGAGAATGAGTAGATTCACTTCAAAcaggtagtttttttttttgcgaagttCAAACAGGTTGGTGAAAAACATTTCATTCGGAAATCACTAAAATTGTTTCTTGCAAGGTTAATTGGTTTTAGATGATTCTGATTCTTTGCCCTCAACTATCATTTTTAGTTAACTATTTTTTAAGTGAAATAAGTTAAAATCTTATTTAAGTTGTTCTTCACCCAAAAAAAATTCTGGATTTCTTTTGAAGAATATTTTCATTTATATATGATTTTTGTTATgaaaaaataattttttgaatTAGAATTTAGCCTACTAGCTAAATGATTTTATGAAGTAATTTTAATTCATCATCTGAAATGTTTTTTTAGAGAATCTGGATCCAAAATGTTTATACAAGAATCTAGATCCCTATCATCCATACTTATATAGAGATAGTGAAGGTATATTTGCTAATTGTTGCAATCTATTTACTAGTTTTCATCAACCAGCTTTTAATACGTGGAATAAACTTGCATGGACCCTTTCGGTCAAAAAAATTGCATGGACCCTGATCCAAAGCTCAGTCCATGCATCCACATCTAGGATGTTCACCGAGTGGTGTTCCAAAAAAACTGGACGTTCGGGAGTTGTGGCTCTCGGCGGAAGCTAGGTAACTTTGACGCGTCTTGCATCCATGCGGTTTCTTGGCTCTAGGCTCTACCTTTCCTATTAGACTTGTGATTTTATCAGACAACACGTATTAGCTATCTAGGTTGGGATCGCATAAGGGAAGGGTTAGACCCAGGTCCACAGAATTTTAGTTTGGGGACCAGGATGAGATGGGATGGTCATGTACTCCTGTTTTTGTTCGGGGACAGGATTTTTCTATTTGTGTGCTTGGTTAAGAGAATAAATCCATCCTTTTTTTGGATGAAGGGATCTAAGGGATGGAATGCTCTCATTTCCTAACACCGTCAACAATAGTAAAGGATGGGTTCCACCTGTCAGCTATGGGTTCAGGAATCATCCTCCTGTTCTTTCGTTTCCTTTTCTTTCCCTTCCTGGGTGTCCTTATTATCTCCATGTGCCCCTAAGCCCTCTTTGGTTAGGCTTTTGAACATGTTTTTGCTTTTGCAAAAGCTAAAAGTCAACCAAAGGGCTTAAAGCCACAACTGCTTTAGGCCGAAAGTAGTTTTTGCTCTAGTACAAAACTGAAAGCACCTCAACTCCTGCTTTCAGCTGCTTTTGGGCCAAAAAATTACTCACCTGCCACTGGTTATGAGATACCGGTTCGTTTTTCTGTTCTCTCTTTCCCTTCGCGCGAGCTACAGCGGTGGTCGTGAGACGGAGACGCACGAGTGTTGACACCTAAAGTGGCAAACGGGTAAACCACAAGCGTATGATAGTCAATGTAGCCTTCACCGgtagtattccaagtatcgtatttcCACGGGAAACGTGAAGTGAACTAACTAAGGATCAAGACCATCCTATGATGACACAAAAGAG
The nucleotide sequence above comes from Miscanthus floridulus cultivar M001 chromosome 18, ASM1932011v1, whole genome shotgun sequence. Encoded proteins:
- the LOC136521969 gene encoding heat shock factor-binding protein-like, with the protein product MASSNSGIPIKAEQDSDGSAQSTADMTAFVQNLLIQMQTRFQAMSENIISKIDEMGARIDELEQSINDLKAEMGSEGMSPSKMKEESKPSDSSA